The Persicobacter psychrovividus genomic sequence TAGATCGATGCGATCTTCTGCCGTCAGGTACCCACTAAATAATAACAGACCTAAAACCGTCGTCTTTCGCCCAGCATATAAGTCATTGAAAACCGTAAACTCGTCAATCTGCGCGGCTACCTTTTCGCCTTTCAATAAATCGAAAAGAATATCTTGGGTTGCTTTATCTGCCTTCGGTAAGATCTCTTGTATTAATTCATTGGAAGAAGTATTGACCCAATAAGCCCGTAACCCATCAGGGATGTGAGCAACATAATTCAAAATTGACCATGGATTATAAATCTGCGTGGTGCCGCCAAAAGCATAACCATTGTACCAATTCGCAACCTTCTCCCGATCTTCCGTAAAGTCTGCATCGGTGAGTAACTGATCTACTTCCGCCTGCGTCAGACCAAATTTGTCCGAAAACTGACGATTCAAAATCGAATAAGTCGTAATATTATTCAATCCAGAAAAAATATTCTCCTTTGCTACTCGCAAGATGCCCGTAATGATCCCTTTGGTCAAATGCTCATTGTCCTTAAAGCCTGCCGAAAGAAAATTGCGCATGAAATTGAGCATTTCAGGTAAATACCCGTGGGTATGGGCGGCATGAATCGGAGCGTCGTATTCGTCGATTAAAAGGATGGGGGCGGTGCCATGATGTTTCTTCAAAAATTCACCAAAATAACGCAGAAATCTCTGAATTTGAATCCGTTTCGCTTCCCACTGAATGATCTTTTTAAGGTAGTCTTTATCAAATTCATCCAATTTATCAGAAGAAAGCATATAGCCGAAATTGGATTTTACATAATTAGAAAGCTGATCTTGAATGCTTTCCATAGCTCCATCAAAACTCTTCTCCTTCCAATCCTTAAACGTCAAAAAAATCACGGGATACTTCCCTTGGTGTCCCCATGCAGGAGAGTTTTCGATGGCTAAACCTTTAAAAAGCTTTTTGTTTTCTTCGGCATGGTCAATATCGAAAAAATATTTCAGCATGCTCATGTTGAGCGTTTTACCAAATCGGCGAGGACGTGGGAATAGTAAGGCTTGACTTTTTCCCTCCATTAGTTCTTCGATGAACAATGACTTATCGATATAATAACAGTCCTCTAATCGGATCTTTCTAAAATCTGATGTGCCGATGGCTAATGCTTTCATAATGCGCTTTAGGTTTTACTTGTGCAATATAAGGATTTTAGATCAAATCATGTGTATGCATTAGCATGGGTATGGTTCTCCTAATCCCTAACCGAAATCGAATAGCTTCGCCTACCCAAAGCCCGATAATGCCAATTTCCTCCAAAAACCTCTACCTTCAATTTCTGAAATGCAGCCTCAGAAGATTTAGCCAAACTACCTACATGGTCCTATTTATTACTTTCATTCAGGCCACTACCGAACATGATATTCCGACCGACATAAGGCCGCCCGAAGCTATTCATAGCCGTGAAAATGAATAAGAGCAAAAAGAGTGTTTTGTATTTCATGATTGATGTTTTTGTGATCAATATAAAAATAAGCAGATCATGGTTAGTGTCCATGATCTGTTGTGGTGTTTTGAATAGTGAATGCCTCGAACTTGTTACCTTCAGTTTTGAAATTCCAAACTTAGCGTTGCTGAGAGGCCTATTTTATACACTCTAATTATTAAATGAAGCTATAGTATCTAAAGGCGTTCCCTCAGGGAAGGAAAACTGTAATTTTATGGTATCCCTATTTCTTATCAAATAACAATAGATACTATTTTTTCTTTTATATATGAAATCTCCTTCTTGTATAGTTTCAAAAAATTCGTTTGGGTTGTTTGGTAAAGCAATCATCAACTTACTTGAATCATTCACAACACTAAACCTCGCAATATTATGTTCAGTTGATAATTGTTTTTTATCTTCTATTTTCCCTTTGAAGCTTAATGAATAAAAATATTCATTTTTAACATATGGATTCTCAAAATTTTCTTGTATGAAGAAAAATAATACATATGCTAAAACTAACAAAATTGATATTGATTTTTTTGACATACTATATATTTTTTAAAAAAACCTTGTAACACCAAATGTATATGCTCCTGATACTGGAAAGGATAATTCATCAAAACCACCAAGTAATGGAATACCTACATCCGTAGCTCTATAAGTAGCCCCAACTTTTCTAGGATTAGTGGCATGATAGAATTTTAACATATTCCTACGATTTTCTTTTGGAGTATTCCAAGATTTAGCAAATGATAAATCCGAAAGATATTCTGAGCCTAGAAAATAGCCAGCACCTTCACCCTCCCAATCATTTACTTCAAACGGTCTATTTCTGTATAAACTTGATACTTCCGATGCGGAAAAGCTAATTCCTATATCAAATCCAAATCCGCCATTAATATTCCAAAACCAATTACTATTACCGTATCCATCATAAACTTTACCTACTGAAAACTCAGCTCCTACCCCCGCAATAAATGAACCACCAAATGACCAAGAGTCTCCACTACTATGCTTATGGCTTGTTCCTCTGTCTGTCATTTGATAAGCTATTTGAGTCATTTTACCATCATTAGAAACAAATCGAAATGCTTCATCTCCTTTATTTCCGCCTTCATAAGTATCCACGATAAGCTCAAAACCATCATTATGATTCTGTTGAGCCTGAAGTGCTCTAAATAAAGCTTGAGCTTCCTCTTCACTATCCGATTTTATACTACCATCTTTTTCCACAGTCCACATCCCATTTGGGTCAGTATAGTTTATCGGATTGTTATAAACATAATGATATGGTGTTTGACTAAACGAAAGCCCAACAAACGGATCCACCACATGCCATCTAC encodes the following:
- a CDS encoding AAA family ATPase, with protein sequence MKALAIGTSDFRKIRLEDCYYIDKSLFIEELMEGKSQALLFPRPRRFGKTLNMSMLKYFFDIDHAEENKKLFKGLAIENSPAWGHQGKYPVIFLTFKDWKEKSFDGAMESIQDQLSNYVKSNFGYMLSSDKLDEFDKDYLKKIIQWEAKRIQIQRFLRYFGEFLKKHHGTAPILLIDEYDAPIHAAHTHGYLPEMLNFMRNFLSAGFKDNEHLTKGIITGILRVAKENIFSGLNNITTYSILNRQFSDKFGLTQAEVDQLLTDADFTEDREKVANWYNGYAFGGTTQIYNPWSILNYVAHIPDGLRAYWVNTSSNELIQEILPKADKATQDILFDLLKGEKVAAQIDEFTVFNDLYAGRKTTVLGLLLFSGYLTAEDRIDLNTYELRIPNQEIKSMFQNMLQNYIGTSITQAKDTVLIQSLLEQRANTFAEALAQYVKTSFSYFDIGKEGNTEKIYHAFMLGLLAHLDKNYYIRSNREVGYGRADIYFYPKDTTNPKAWILEFKKKDADDKGDLKSLAEDALKQIYDRDYLDEIKAHGHTEILCMGVAFEGKQVVCAFDR
- a CDS encoding RHS repeat-associated core domain-containing protein is translated as MSDCNFLNLPQKVIINGEEITYLYDAAGNKLQFSNPGGSTDYIAGIHYEDGALAFVQHREGKYDLKGGKYFYNLTDHLGNVRQVLNKDGAVQQSTDYYPFGLVAHQNGGTVGNNKYLYNNKELQDHTGWYDYGARMYDVQIGRWHVVDPFVGLSFSQTPYHYVYNNPINYTDPNGMWTVEKDGSIKSDSEEEAQALFRALQAQQNHNDGFELIVDTYEGGNKGDEAFRFVSNDGKMTQIAYQMTDRGTSHKHSSGDSWSFGGSFIAGVGAEFSVGKVYDGYGNSNWFWNINGGFGFDIGISFSASEVSSLYRNRPFEVNDWEGEGAGYFLGSEYLSDLSFAKSWNTPKENRRNMLKFYHATNPRKVGATYRATDVGIPLLGGFDELSFPVSGAYTFGVTRFF